The following coding sequences lie in one Erwinia amylovora genomic window:
- a CDS encoding RcnB family protein: protein MKKTTLSAIIVIFTAGAFFTHLSHAQGPGDGPDRSWHQRQGEHDNRGDDRRADPGHIDRGYGSREGPEQRNHFTWLGDDFRRGQPAPRRYRGGDYRVDDWRDRGLDEPPRGAHWAYIDGNYVLIAAATGLITAIIVGNLSGSGYH from the coding sequence ATGAAAAAAACAACACTGTCAGCAATAATTGTCATTTTCACAGCAGGCGCTTTTTTTACACACCTTTCGCATGCACAAGGTCCGGGCGATGGCCCGGATCGCTCCTGGCACCAGCGGCAGGGTGAGCACGATAATCGTGGCGACGACCGTCGTGCCGACCCTGGCCACATCGATCGTGGTTACGGCAGTCGTGAAGGCCCGGAACAACGTAATCATTTCACCTGGCTCGGCGATGATTTTCGCCGTGGTCAGCCGGCTCCCCGGCGCTACCGTGGCGGCGACTACCGCGTTGACGACTGGCGCGACCGTGGACTGGACGAGCCACCGCGCGGTGCGCACTGGGCTTATATAGACGGCAATTATGTGCTGATTGCGGCTGCAACGGGGCTGATTACGGCGATCATCGTCGGTAATTTGTCAGGGTCAGGCTACCACTGA
- a CDS encoding homocysteine S-methyltransferase family protein, with product MTQQIKILDGGMGRELARAGAPFRQPEWSALALYEAPQRVREVHDSFISAGAGTITTNSYAVVPFHIGQARFHADGEYLAALAGQLARQAANAATHPVQVAGSLPPALGSYRPDLFDAQQALKIYRLLVAAQAPYVDIWLGETISSLAEAVAIHQAVADQPHPLWLSFSLEDDPDKTRRDSTLRSGESVSAAVELAVESGATHILFNCSNPEVMLSAVQQAAATLRRLGSEAGIGVYANAFEHGSNGGGANEGLSDLRQDTHPEGYLRWAREWVAAGATLVGGCCGIGPEHIRCLASAFK from the coding sequence ATGACGCAGCAGATAAAGATCCTGGACGGTGGAATGGGGCGTGAACTGGCCAGAGCAGGGGCCCCTTTTCGCCAGCCAGAATGGTCTGCGTTGGCGCTGTATGAGGCTCCGCAAAGGGTACGTGAGGTTCACGATAGCTTTATCTCTGCCGGAGCGGGCACCATCACTACCAACAGCTATGCAGTTGTCCCTTTCCACATTGGTCAAGCGCGTTTCCACGCTGACGGTGAGTATCTGGCCGCGCTGGCCGGTCAGTTGGCGCGCCAGGCTGCCAATGCCGCCACGCATCCGGTGCAGGTGGCAGGCAGCCTGCCTCCGGCGTTGGGTTCATATCGGCCCGATCTGTTTGATGCGCAACAGGCACTGAAGATCTATCGCCTACTGGTAGCGGCACAAGCCCCTTACGTAGACATCTGGCTGGGTGAAACCATCAGTTCACTGGCAGAAGCGGTCGCTATTCACCAGGCGGTAGCGGATCAGCCTCATCCTTTATGGCTGTCGTTCAGCCTGGAGGATGACCCTGATAAAACGCGACGCGACAGTACGTTGCGTTCGGGTGAAAGCGTTTCTGCAGCCGTTGAGCTGGCGGTGGAGTCAGGCGCAACCCATATTCTGTTCAACTGCAGCAATCCGGAAGTCATGCTATCGGCAGTGCAGCAGGCGGCCGCAACTTTGCGTCGGCTTGGCTCTGAGGCAGGAATTGGCGTTTACGCCAATGCGTTCGAGCACGGCAGCAACGGAGGCGGAGCAAATGAAGGTCTGAGCGACTTACGGCAGGATACTCATCCGGAAGGCTATTTGCGCTGGGCGCGCGAGTGGGTAGCGGCAGGTGCTACTCTGGTCGGCGGATGTTGTGGTATTGGACCTGAACACATCCGGTGCCTGGCCAGCGCGTTTAAATAA